The Tenacibaculum jejuense genome includes a window with the following:
- a CDS encoding cryptochrome/photolyase family protein translates to MKAVSIIFPHQLFKSTTHISKENEVYLVEEYLFFKQYAFHKQKLAFHRATMQFYKDFLNEKGYQVTYVESTTEISDIRNLLPQLIEKGYKQLYFINPTDNWLEKRIHEFENEIELIEIDNSLFINTKDELTTFFKASKKKFFQTSFYKKERLGRNILITNEQPVGGKWTFDTDNRKKYPKGKTPPQITFPDANKYYLEAKKYIEENFSDTLGEIDKQQLYPLTYEESENWLEQFFEVRFHEFGIYEDAIVKDKHFLNHSILSPLINVGLLSPLEVIKKAIDYAAQHEIPINSLEGFVRQILGWREFIRGIYEVKGTEERTKNFWNHSRKIPASFYEGTTGILPIDTTIKKILKTGYAHHIERLMILGNFMLLCEFDPDEVYRWFMELFIDAYDWVMVPNVYGMSLFADGGLMSTKPYISSSNYIKKMSDYSNGEWQKIWDGLFWRFMHTNREFLSKNPRLNMLIRNLDKMGVEKREEHFSNAEHFLDNLDNKKEFQLNLL, encoded by the coding sequence ATGAAAGCAGTAAGTATTATTTTTCCGCATCAGTTATTTAAAAGTACAACGCATATTTCAAAAGAAAATGAGGTGTATTTAGTTGAGGAATATTTATTCTTCAAACAATATGCTTTTCACAAGCAAAAATTAGCTTTTCACAGAGCTACAATGCAGTTTTATAAAGACTTTTTAAATGAAAAAGGATATCAAGTTACTTATGTAGAAAGTACAACTGAAATTTCAGATATTAGAAATTTACTGCCACAATTGATAGAAAAAGGATACAAACAACTTTATTTTATTAATCCTACGGATAATTGGCTAGAAAAGAGAATTCATGAATTTGAAAATGAGATAGAATTAATTGAAATAGACAATTCGTTATTTATTAATACTAAAGATGAATTAACTACTTTTTTTAAAGCTTCTAAAAAGAAATTTTTCCAAACTTCTTTCTATAAAAAGGAACGTTTAGGTAGAAATATTTTAATCACAAATGAACAACCAGTAGGAGGAAAGTGGACTTTTGATACGGATAATAGAAAGAAATATCCAAAAGGTAAAACACCACCACAAATTACATTTCCTGATGCTAACAAATATTATCTAGAAGCCAAGAAATATATTGAAGAAAATTTCTCTGACACTTTAGGGGAAATTGATAAGCAACAATTATATCCTTTAACTTATGAAGAGTCAGAAAATTGGTTAGAACAGTTTTTTGAAGTTCGTTTCCATGAATTCGGAATTTATGAAGATGCTATTGTGAAAGACAAACATTTCTTGAATCATAGTATTTTATCACCATTAATTAATGTTGGATTGTTATCTCCTTTAGAAGTAATTAAAAAGGCAATTGATTATGCTGCTCAACATGAAATTCCGATTAATTCTTTAGAAGGTTTTGTCCGTCAAATATTAGGTTGGCGTGAGTTTATACGTGGAATTTATGAAGTGAAAGGTACAGAAGAACGAACAAAGAATTTCTGGAACCATTCTAGAAAAATACCAGCTTCTTTTTATGAAGGAACTACGGGAATTTTACCAATAGATACTACAATTAAAAAGATCTTAAAAACAGGATATGCACATCATATTGAACGCTTAATGATTTTAGGGAATTTTATGTTGTTGTGTGAGTTTGATCCAGATGAAGTATATCGTTGGTTTATGGAGCTGTTTATCGATGCTTACGACTGGGTAATGGTGCCGAATGTTTACGGGATGAGCTTATTTGCTGACGGAGGATTAATGTCTACTAAACCATATATAAGTAGTAGTAATTACATTAAAAAAATGAGTGATTACTCAAATGGTGAATGGCAAAAGATTTGGGACGGATTATTCTGGAGATTTATGCATACCAACAGAGAGTTTTTATCAAAAAATCCACGTTTGAATATGCTAATTCGAAATTTAGATAAAATGGGAGTTGAGAAAAGAGAAGAGCATTTTTCTAATGCAGAACATTTCCTTGATAACCTAGATAATAAAAAAGAATTTCAACTGAACTTATTATAG